The stretch of DNA ATTAAAGTCAGTGCGTTCAAGATAAGTTTGATCTTATTATACGTAtacaattgatttttttttttccgcatatgtatatatagtatgaTATAAAATCAATCTTGAACTTTAGTAGAATATTCAAAATATGTAGATTTGTGTGTTACCTGAGCTCCAGAATACCAAGGATACCATGGAGTTTTAATCTTGAGATTGAGATGACTTAAAGAGAACCTTGTGGCAGTCACTGGAACCACTGAATCTGTATCCCCACTGCATTTTTAAACTTAAACCATTATTTCCTATGCTGACTAATTTCTTCTCTGTAGTACGGGGTGTtgataaaaacccgaaaaatcaaaccaaaccgaccaaaaaaatcaatattttttaggtttggtttggttttgaattttaaaaccgatcaaatttgatttggttttggttttaatcaaaaaataaccgaaaaaacccgaaccaaaccgactatagaagtaactatttaaatatattattacacctatatatatgcatatttttatataaagtttctaaatgTTATGGTGCATATTAgtcgtttgtatttttagtctaattTTTTGCTATTACAATAATCTAATtttttgcctttacattctagtttgattggtaattttcttttgctaagtacaagaatttatctcatgttaaaaataattgatttttaattgagtacttaaattattcatcactatttgattcaattataattaatatatcttggtaaatgatagatttcttaaagagcaattgatttgatagtgttatgttgaaaatgtagtcgccggaatatgtgtggtagtgtatgtctcatatttaagaaaaaaccctATAAATAACCGaaccgacaaaaaccgaatcgataaaaaaccgacttaattggtttggtttggttccaacaTTTTTAAGAACCGACTTACTtgatttggtttctttttaggaaaaaaaaCGATCCAAACCGAATCATGAACACCTCTAGTAGTATATCTATAAAACTCTTAAGAGTCTCAACTGCAACAATGTTGCACAGACTCTCCAAAATGCCGCCGCACCAGTGTCAGATCCTTTAAAATTATATtgcttttggaggatccgacacacaTCCACTGACATTTTTGGAGAATTCGAGCAACACACTCTTAACTAGGAGCATTTGTTTTACCTGAAAACCCATATTCTAATACCAGCAGCCATTAGCTTCTTATAGATTGGTAGCATTGAATCATCAGAGTCCTTCCAATTCTTTAACAATATGTCACTGTTGtccaaaaaagaaaaggaaagctGTCAAATATCCATTTAAAGACTCCTATCTTCTCTTTTTCCACTATTCAGATGCAAATTAACTAATGCATACTTTAGTGGAAAGACAGATAGAGAGGGAGAGGAAATTAAAGCATACCAAGGACTAGTTTATAGGCATAGATCAAAGTAAAAAACTAATTGCTTTCTAAGTTCCTCCAAATTCTAGAGTCAATGAAAATAGAATGATTATGATCTTATAATATATAATAACATTTCAAAATTTTCCTATATATTGACCCAGATTTAGATGCTCAAGTCTAGAGCATTCCAAAAACTTGGAGATCCAACTACAAAAAGACAGGCAGCCTGATACAATATTACTTTGGTATCTTTCTTTCAcccttattttctttcttttacttttattgacATAGGGTACCAGAGATTCTTTATTTGAATCAACTTTGTTTTTACTCTTATTCGTTCTTTATCCGGAAGAtgataaaaaaatgaaaataaaaagaaacaaacAGGTATGAAAGCTATAATTGTAAACCACGATTGAATCTATGGAAGCATTGGTTTATACATTCCTTTTAGTCTCGATTCTAGGGATAATTTTTTTCGCTATCTTTTTTCGAGAACCGCCTAAAGTTCCAACTAAAAAGAACTAAAAAGGTGAAATAATTTTTCATTATCTCAATTGAAGTACTGAGCCTCAGTACTTCAACTAGTCTCCATGTTCCTCGAATGGAGTACACATAGTTTGAGCCGAGACTGActggttcaattgaacccacagAATATCCGTCCTAAATATGCTTCTTGCAACATATATAGTAGTGTGAATAAACTTATACCTTGTATGCATGAATGAGCTAGGCATATAGAAAGTGGCAAATCAGGAATTTAGAGCCAGTGAATTCAGAATGAATGTAATCTTATCTCATGTCTATATTTTGAAAGCtttttgcatatatatatatatatatatatatatatatatatatatccataatTTGAGTTGAAAGCAATATGTTGAGTTGAACTTACAGAATTCACGTTAAACCTGTGTTTGCATGTAAAAGTACAAGTACCTGCATGCAGTCCAACTGTATGAAATTCCTGTGGTATTAGCATGCATGGCTCTCTGCACATCGGCGCGATTATAGTATTTCTCTGCATAATTCTCAGTACACGGATCATAGCCCGAGAGTTTTCGATGAATAATCGTGTTCTTGAACCGAACATATTTCTGAGTTTCATTGCAAGATGGTGTGTAAATGCTGTACTGATCAATTTGACCAAATTCATGGCTCACAGCATAAGTTACTGCATTATCACATTGCTTTGAGGAATTTTCTGATGTGAAATTGCAAGAATGCATGATTTTTTTGTAAGTATTGTCTGAAATCATAGAATGGCTCCACCAGTATGTAACAGTTCCAATGCCATCATATTTGTTATCAGTAACAGCATTTCCTACCTGTGTAGATATCAAGTTTTCAGTCTGTAAAATAATTTCTCTTTAAGTGAAGGGATAAATTGCACTTTTGGTCCCTCGATTGTTGGTAAATTCTAATTTTGGTTAATGTAACAACTGGCGAAGCACGTTTAGCCTTCAATTAGTTTAAATGTGTGAGTTTGGTCCCCCTAATATAGGAAATATGTGATATTTAAACTCTTTTTAGAATTATATTACGCTCGAATATGGAGAAACGGTACTAATTTAACATAATAAATCGGTAACTAAATGGTTTAGCacttaaaaattcattaaatttgTGAAGATTCATAAGCAAAGATTAATTGAACGTTCGATATGCTTAACCAGGAGTCACCGGTAGGGGGTGTACAACCAAACTGgaaaaccgcaccaaaccgaaaagtcaaaccaaaccgattaaaaaatatgattaggtttggtttgatttggtttggtattaagcaaaaaatccaaaccaaaccgatatataaataaataatttttatatatacttttaagattttttatagatttgttttcaaaaaatatttagaaatattTGCGATTCTCTTATAggatgtaatatttagttaaatatgaagtgctacatatttattaactttaaataatgggttgtatggtcactttcttatcaagtgttagtgaaatgtgtcaatctctttgttcttctatATTTATATGTCAAGATctgttaaattcttatatcttttcgaatttgaaatggtatttcaataatttaaaattaaataggaCATATCATTACATAggttcatatttatttttatgcttaattattaaattcgattAATCTTGAAAGTTTACATCATCCCAAAATTATTGTCAGACGAttaaaaaataactatcatgtgttactaagaaaatttttctataagaatattttaatagatcatatatttacttatcaaaaatttaaTAAAGGAAGATTGAAAcaatattcatataacaaaaaaacccgaaaatccaaaaaatccgacaaaaccAAACCagtccaaaccgatatagttggtttgatttgattttgataaaaccGAACCAACCCTGTCCATGTACACCCCATGGTCTAAATTTAGACTTTATAGTTATAGGAGGGATAAAAGTGCAAATTTCCCTTATATGAAAGAAGATTTTTACTAATAAGATGAATTACTTACTATGATTCCTTTGAGATTGATGATTGGATGTGGAAATTTCTTGTTATAATTGACAATGGCATGTGCTAACTGGGGAACATAATGCCCTGACAAAACAAAAGAACATGGTAGCTATGTTAAATTTATTTTTGGAACtaagaaattaattttattttttaaattacctGCATAACTCTCCCCAGAAATATAGAAATCTCTATATTTATACTGTGGAAATCTTGACATCCATCTTGTGAGGAAGATTAGTGCATCCTGAGCTGTGTCAAAACAAATGAACAGTTCTAAAAATTAAATTATGCCCAAATACCTTACTTCTTTTTTCCCCTCACTTTGTGTTTTCCTTTTCTTCAATTAATAGATTAAATTTTTTTAAGTATTGGGAGGTTTTTACAaaccacaaaataaaataaaaattgtattAAGGTTACATACAaggatttaaattatatatcaCGACAATGTGAAAATCATAGGCAGACCTATGTTTGGAGTAGAGGGGTCATTGGGCCGCGTTAACTTCGGTAAAAGTTctgaatatatatacataaacgatCATATATTTTACTTGTAACTCTTAAAATTAAAAGTCATATCGGGTAACTGGTTGGGCAGTCCGCTCGTCCTCCTCTGGTGAAAATTATTGAGAACATTACCTGTAGTCATCTTTGAGTGACATGATAGTGTACAAATTATTTTATACTGTCAGTAAATTATAAGTTAAACTATATATAATGATATACAATTTTGTAAGATCATCCTAGATGTAATTATTGAAAAATGAATATCAAGAAATGTATATGTACCTGTTCTTTTATCTCCAGAATCCTTAAGATCAGAGCTTGTATTTGTATAAGAGAACCCAACACCAGCTGGTGATTCCAGAAAGAGAATATTTGCCACTATATTTATTAAGAATTTTTCAAAGTCttagttcctttttttttttcttgatgtgaaaataatataaaaaaagtaaagagaaaataaaaaataaaaatagtgtTACCTTTATTCCATGAATACTTGTTCAAATAGAGAGAAGAACCAGTTTTATTTATTCTAAATGGACCTATTTCTTCTGATGCCCCATATGCTACTGATGAACAACCAGGACCTGCATGgttcaaatttttaaaaatttctcaacaacaaaaaaaaaaaaaaaaaattttcaggctatctaattttgtagtttttttttttttttgaaattcaaTAAACCTTCATGCTTATTCAAAAATATTGGTAGTACTGAATCATaggataacaacaacaacaataacaacaaactcagtaaATTCCTGCAAGTTGAGTTTGAGAAAGGTAagatgtacgcagtcttacccttaCTGAagcatatgatgtattataatattttattctTAAGATTCAGACTttcattaagtgcaaacaaataaAATTCTAGTCTTAGTTAAACGATGTCATGTCTATACATTTAAGTATTGAGTTTTAGCATCTTAGCCATTGCATTGAGACAATTGACCAACAAGACTTGTGGTGAAGTCGATAGGATTCTTCACTTTTATCCAGAGATCTTGTATTCAAACACTAAAATTAAAAATTGATGGGGAACATTTTCCTCTTTAATAAGCTTTATTCCGAACGAATCCGAATTAGTTAGGAGCGTATCGAATACCAAATGATAAGAAAACATTATTGCATTGGATAGAAGATGTAGAAAACACATGATTCTCGTAATGTCACTACACAACCTTTTAGGAACTACCATTAATGAGTTCAACATAACAAACTGCCATAACTAGTCACCTACCATCCCCTTACTATCATTTAttactttttttctttattatttttatttttgcaaCAGTTAGCTTCAATTATTAACTCACAGGACAATGacctttcctttcttttctttttttgaaattgttttttctttactactccctccgtccattttaattgattttttttaaattttttttgtggtccataatattttattttttcgatatgaagaagaaattaacttcttttttctAAAACTGCTTTTGAAATAAAGATCTTAAgagtatttattatattttcaataaacaaataaatgataatatgattaattttattattaattaatgatAGCTCACGTAAAATTCAccaaaaaataaattttcgagtCATAGGTCAGAAACGAGAATAGTGTAACTATGACACGCCGTCGACTGTTGGCCATAATCATGGCCACCACTATTTACTACGCATGCTTCTCAACACTCAAAGCTTTAAATATTCACCATTTTAGAAGTTCTCTTTCACCCTTTTATAACTCCATGTCAATCTTTTATGGTGTTTTGTTTCATTATttcctctcccccccccccccccctctaaTTATGTATAGTTCCATGTCAAGAGAGGAGTTCATACCCGGAGAAAAACATCAGACTACTAAACCTATTATTTTAACATATTGTTTGCATTAGTTTCATAGCCGACAGGGGCCGATGCACGTGACACCGCTTCGTCGGattttttttactaaatatatgtattaatactGTGAGAAAACGGATAAGTAGGAAAAAAATGACACCACCtgatataaattgtgtcttggcGTGTTGGTTATGTGCTTGATTTTGCTCTAAAAGGTAGATGTTCAAACCTCAACTAACACATTTTGCAAATATTTGAGAGAGCATTTATGGTTTAAAATTATAATGAAGTTGAATTGAACTCAGGACATTTTCTAACTTCACACTTAACAAATGTACAAGTGAATAGGAAACGCAAATTGAGATACTATTTACACATGGAGGTTGAGGGTAGAaccactactaaaaattcggcaaaaaccgaccaaggtcgaccgaccaactttggtcggtcaaaaaatcgaccaaagttggtcggtttttcaaaatattttttttaattttttttttttttacgaaaccgaccaactttggtcggttttctttggcgcaaaaatgcgggaaactatttttgagtcccgcaaaatttatgtttcaagaaaccgaccaactttggtcggttttttaattaaaataaataaaaattaatattaaaaaaaccgaccaaaattggtcagttaattcggcgggtcatttaaaaaaaccgaccaactttggtcggtaattttactttttaataaaaccgaccaactttggtcggttattttcgtgcgaaaatacaattaaagagtataaatcaaataaaagacaatcttaaaataaaatgtaccaatggtctagtggtagaatagtatcctgccacagtacagaccccggttcgattcccagatggtgaatttttttattacataattaaaaaaccgaccaactttggtcgtttttttttgcaatatttttttttgaatttaattgaccgaccaaagttggtcggtaatttccgac from Nicotiana tomentosiformis chromosome 11, ASM39032v3, whole genome shotgun sequence encodes:
- the LOC104120961 gene encoding serine carboxypeptidase 24-like — encoded protein: MATQRAYNSIFLSLFLLIILSLTITTNNVAAALTKEQEFDRIISLPGQPPVTFSQFSGYVTVNENHGRALFYWLTEATTQPEKKPLVLWLNGGPGCSSVAYGASEEIGPFRINKTGSSLYLNKYSWNKVANILFLESPAGVGFSYTNTSSDLKDSGDKRTAQDALIFLTRWMSRFPQYKYRDFYISGESYAGHYVPQLAHAIVNYNKKFPHPIINLKGIIVGNAVTDNKYDGIGTVTYWWSHSMISDNTYKKIMHSCNFTSENSSKQCDNAVTYAVSHEFGQIDQYSIYTPSCNETQKYVRFKNTIIHRKLSGYDPCTENYAEKYYNRADVQRAMHANTTGISYSWTACSDILLKNWKDSDDSMLPIYKKLMAAGIRIWVFSGDTDSVVPVTATRFSLSHLNLKIKTPWYPWYSGAQVGGWTEVYDGLTFATVRGAGHEVPLFQPRRAFILFQSFLAGKELPKN